One segment of Buteo buteo chromosome 6, bButBut1.hap1.1, whole genome shotgun sequence DNA contains the following:
- the ZBTB1 gene encoding zinc finger and BTB domain-containing protein 1 isoform X1, translating to MARTSHSNYVLQQLNNQREWGFLCDCCIAIDDIYFQAHKAVLAACSSYFRMFFMNHQHTTAQLNLSNMKISAECFDLILQFMYLGKIMTAPANFEQFKVAMNYLQLYNVPECLEDIQDTDSSSLKCSSSASSTQNSKMIFGVRMYEDTLARNGSEANRWGMEPPSSTVNTSHNKEPDEEALQLSSFPEQLFDVCKKSTTSKFSHTKERVSHSRRFGRSFTCDSCGFSFSCEKLLDEHVLTCTNRHSYQSARYYGAEKIDFTEKDSTSKIISTQTEKYKGDSSQAADDSSSPVSNITSRKSSTVASETSGEEGSRASERKRIIIKMEPEDNPADELKDFNIIKVADKDCNESSDNDDLDDEQEEPLYRYYVEEEIREKRNARKTLKPRLSMDEDERKCLKSPRHLNRKAPSVQEDVENAPCELCGLTITEEDLSSHYLSKHIENICACGKCGQILVKGKQLQDHAQTCGEPQDLTMNGVRNSEEKMDLEENPEEQSEIRDMMFAEMLEDFRDSHFQMNSLQKKQLYKHSACPFRCPNCGQRFETENLVVEHMSNCLEQDLFKNSMMEENERDHRRKHFCNLCGKGFYQRCHLREHYTVHTKEKQFVCQTCGKQFLRERQLRLHNDMHKGMARYVCSICDQGNFRKHDHVRHMISHLSAGETICQVCFQIFPNNEQLEQHMDVHLYTCGVCGAKFNLRKDMRSHYNAKHLKRT from the coding sequence ATGGCAAGAACCAGCCACAGCAACTATGTCCTTCAGCAGCTAAACAACCAAAGAGAGTGGGGCTTTCTGTGCGACTGCTGTATCGCTATCGatgatatttattttcaagcacATAAAGCAGTCCTTGCTGCATGCAGCTCCTATTTTAGGATGTTTTTTATGAACCATCAACACACTACAGCCCAGCTGAATCTAAGCAACATGAAGATTAGCGCTGAATGCTTTGATCTTATTTTACAGTTCATGTATTTAGGAAAAATTATGACAGCCCCTGCCAATTTTGAGCAATTTAAAGTGGCCATGAACTATTTACAGCTATATAACGTACCTGAATGTCTAGAAGATATACAGGATACAGACTCATCTAGTTTAAAATGTTCATCTTCTGCTTCTAGCACCCAGAATAGTAAAATGATATTTGGCGTGAGAATGTATGAAGACACACTTGCTAGAAATGGCAGCGAAGCAAACAGGTGGGGCATGGAGCCGCCAAGTTCAACAGTAAATACGTCCCATAACAAAGAGCCTGATGAAGAAGCTTTGCAGCTGAGCAGCTTCCCCGAACAACTGTTTGATGTCTGCAAAAAGAGCACCACGTCCAAATTCTCTCACACAAAAGAGCGCGTGTCCCACTCACGCCGTTTTGGAAGAAGCTTCACCTGTGACAGCTGTGGGTTTAGTTTTAGCTGTGAAAAGCTACTGGATGAGCACGTGTTAACATGCACTAACAGGCATTCCTACCAAAGTGCCAGGTACTACGGTGCTGAAAAAATAGACTTTACTGAAAAGGACTCTACTTCTAAAATAATCTCCACACAAACAGAGAAATACAAGGGGGACTCGAGCCAAGCTGCGGACGATTCTTCATCTCCTGTATCAAACAtcacaagcagaaaaagcagcacgGTTGCCTCCGAGACATCAGGTGAAGAAGGAAGTAGAGCCTCTGAGAGGAAGAGGATTATCATCAAGATGGAACCAGAGGACAATCCTGCAGATGAGCTGAAGGATTTTAATATCATTAAGGTGGCAGATAAAGACTGCAATGAGTCTTCTGACAACGACGACCTAGATGATGAGCAGGAAGAGCCGCTTTACAGATACTATGTCGAGGAAGAGatcagagagaagagaaatgctCGGAAGACTTTAAAACCCCGTTTATCCATGGATGAGGATGAAAGAAAGTGTTTGAAAAGTCCGCGGCACCTTAACAGGAAGGCTCCGTCAGTGCAGGAAGATGTGGAGAACGCTCCCTGTGAACTTTGTGGGCTAACAATCACCGAGGAAGATTTGTCCTCTCATTATTTATCCAAACACATAGAAAATATATGTGCTTGTGGCAAGTGTGGTCAAATACTGGTCAAAGGCAAGCAGTTACAGGATCATGCGCAGACCTGTGGAGAACCCCAGGATCTGACCATGAACGGTGTCAGAAATTCTGAGGAGAAAATGGACTTAGAAGAAAACCCTGAGGAGCAGTCGGAAATAAGGGACATGATGTTTGCAGAGATGCTAGAGGACTTCAGGGACAGTCACTTCCAAATGAACAGCCTTCAAAAAAAACAGTTATACAAGCATTCTGCCTGTCCTTTCCGATGCCCTAATTGCGGTCAGCgttttgaaactgaaaaccTAGTGGTTGAACATATGTCAAACTGCCTGGAGCAAGATCTGTTCAAGAACTCCATGATGGAAGAGAACGAGAGGGATCACAGACGTAAGCATTTCTGCAATCTTTGTGGGAAAGGATTTTATCAGCGTTGCCACTTGCGGGAACACTATACTGTTCATACCAAGGAAAAACAGTTTGTTTGTCAGACATGTGGGAAGCAGTTCTTAAGAGAGCGCCAGTTACGGCTCCACAATGATATGCACAAAGGCATGGCCAGGTATGTCTGTTCCATTTGTGATCAAGGAAACTTCCGAAAACATGACCATGTACGGCATATGATATCTCACTTATCAGCTGGAGAGACTATATGCCAGGTCTGCTTTCAGATATTCCCAAATAATGAGCAACTGGAGCAGCACATGGATGTTCATCTGTATACATGTGGAGTATGTGGagcaaaatttaatttgagGAAAGATATGAGATCTCACTATAATGCCAAGCATTTGAAAAGAACATAA
- the ZBTB1 gene encoding zinc finger and BTB domain-containing protein 1 isoform X2 — protein sequence MARTSHSNYVLQQLNNQREWGFLCDCCIAIDDIYFQAHKAVLAACSSYFRMFFMNHQHTTAQLNLSNMKISAECFDLILQFMYLGKIMTAPANFEQFKVAMNYLQLYNVPECLEDIQDTDSSSLKCSSSASSTQNSKMIFGVRMYEDTLARNGSEANRWGMEPPSSTVNTSHNKEPDEEALQLSSFPEQLFDVCKKSTTSKFSHTKERVSHSRRFGRSFTCDSCGFSFSCEKLLDEHVLTCTNRHSYQSARYYGAEKIDFTEKDSTSKIISTQTEKYKGDSSQAADDSSSPVSNITSRKSSTVASETSGEEGSRASERKRIIIKMEPEDNPADELKDFNIIKVADKDCNESSDNDDLDDEQEEPLYRYYVEEEIREKRNARKTLKPRLSMDEDERKCLKSPRHLNRKAPSVQEDVENAPCELCGLTITEEDLSSHYLSKHIENICACGKCGQILVKGKQLQDHAQTCGEPQDLTMNGVRNSEEKMDLEENPEEQSEIRDMMFAEMLEDFRDSHFQMNSLQKKQLYKHSACPFRCPNCGQRFETENLVVEHMSNCLEQDLFKNSMMEENERDHRRKHFCNLCGKGFYQRCHLREHYTVHTKEKQFVCQTCGKQFLRERQLRLHNDMHKGMASSEIGTSKLLNN from the coding sequence ATGGCAAGAACCAGCCACAGCAACTATGTCCTTCAGCAGCTAAACAACCAAAGAGAGTGGGGCTTTCTGTGCGACTGCTGTATCGCTATCGatgatatttattttcaagcacATAAAGCAGTCCTTGCTGCATGCAGCTCCTATTTTAGGATGTTTTTTATGAACCATCAACACACTACAGCCCAGCTGAATCTAAGCAACATGAAGATTAGCGCTGAATGCTTTGATCTTATTTTACAGTTCATGTATTTAGGAAAAATTATGACAGCCCCTGCCAATTTTGAGCAATTTAAAGTGGCCATGAACTATTTACAGCTATATAACGTACCTGAATGTCTAGAAGATATACAGGATACAGACTCATCTAGTTTAAAATGTTCATCTTCTGCTTCTAGCACCCAGAATAGTAAAATGATATTTGGCGTGAGAATGTATGAAGACACACTTGCTAGAAATGGCAGCGAAGCAAACAGGTGGGGCATGGAGCCGCCAAGTTCAACAGTAAATACGTCCCATAACAAAGAGCCTGATGAAGAAGCTTTGCAGCTGAGCAGCTTCCCCGAACAACTGTTTGATGTCTGCAAAAAGAGCACCACGTCCAAATTCTCTCACACAAAAGAGCGCGTGTCCCACTCACGCCGTTTTGGAAGAAGCTTCACCTGTGACAGCTGTGGGTTTAGTTTTAGCTGTGAAAAGCTACTGGATGAGCACGTGTTAACATGCACTAACAGGCATTCCTACCAAAGTGCCAGGTACTACGGTGCTGAAAAAATAGACTTTACTGAAAAGGACTCTACTTCTAAAATAATCTCCACACAAACAGAGAAATACAAGGGGGACTCGAGCCAAGCTGCGGACGATTCTTCATCTCCTGTATCAAACAtcacaagcagaaaaagcagcacgGTTGCCTCCGAGACATCAGGTGAAGAAGGAAGTAGAGCCTCTGAGAGGAAGAGGATTATCATCAAGATGGAACCAGAGGACAATCCTGCAGATGAGCTGAAGGATTTTAATATCATTAAGGTGGCAGATAAAGACTGCAATGAGTCTTCTGACAACGACGACCTAGATGATGAGCAGGAAGAGCCGCTTTACAGATACTATGTCGAGGAAGAGatcagagagaagagaaatgctCGGAAGACTTTAAAACCCCGTTTATCCATGGATGAGGATGAAAGAAAGTGTTTGAAAAGTCCGCGGCACCTTAACAGGAAGGCTCCGTCAGTGCAGGAAGATGTGGAGAACGCTCCCTGTGAACTTTGTGGGCTAACAATCACCGAGGAAGATTTGTCCTCTCATTATTTATCCAAACACATAGAAAATATATGTGCTTGTGGCAAGTGTGGTCAAATACTGGTCAAAGGCAAGCAGTTACAGGATCATGCGCAGACCTGTGGAGAACCCCAGGATCTGACCATGAACGGTGTCAGAAATTCTGAGGAGAAAATGGACTTAGAAGAAAACCCTGAGGAGCAGTCGGAAATAAGGGACATGATGTTTGCAGAGATGCTAGAGGACTTCAGGGACAGTCACTTCCAAATGAACAGCCTTCAAAAAAAACAGTTATACAAGCATTCTGCCTGTCCTTTCCGATGCCCTAATTGCGGTCAGCgttttgaaactgaaaaccTAGTGGTTGAACATATGTCAAACTGCCTGGAGCAAGATCTGTTCAAGAACTCCATGATGGAAGAGAACGAGAGGGATCACAGACGTAAGCATTTCTGCAATCTTTGTGGGAAAGGATTTTATCAGCGTTGCCACTTGCGGGAACACTATACTGTTCATACCAAGGAAAAACAGTTTGTTTGTCAGACATGTGGGAAGCAGTTCTTAAGAGAGCGCCAGTTACGGCTCCACAATGATATGCACAAAGGCATGGCCAG
- the ZBTB1 gene encoding zinc finger and BTB domain-containing protein 1 isoform X3 has translation MARTSHSNYVLQQLNNQREWGFLCDCCIAIDDIYFQAHKAVLAACSSYFRMFFMNHQHTTAQLNLSNMKISAECFDLILQFMYLGKIMTAPANFEQFKVAMNYLQLYNVPECLEDIQDTDSSSLKCSSSASSTQNSKMIFGVRMYEDTLARNGSEANRWGMEPPSSTVNTSHNKEPDEEALQLSSFPEQLFDVCKKSTTSKFSHTKERVSHSRRFGRSFTCDSCGFSFSCEKLLDEHVLTCTNRHSYQSARYYGAEKIDFTEKDSTSKIISTQTEKYKGDSSQAADDSSSPVSNITSRKSSTVASETSGEEGSRASERKRIIIKMEPEDNPADELKDFNIIKVADKDCNESSDNDDLDDEQEEPLYRYYVEEEIREKRNARKTLKPRLSMDEDERKCLKSPRHLNRKAPSVQEDVENAPCELCGLTITEEDLSSHYLSKHIENICACGKCGQILVKGKQLQDHAQTCGEPQDLTMNGVRNSEEKMDLEENPEEQSEIRDMMFAEMLEDFRDSHFQMNSLQKKQLYKHSACPFRCPNCGQRFETENLVVEHMSNCLEQDLFKNSMMEENERDHRLVK, from the coding sequence ATGGCAAGAACCAGCCACAGCAACTATGTCCTTCAGCAGCTAAACAACCAAAGAGAGTGGGGCTTTCTGTGCGACTGCTGTATCGCTATCGatgatatttattttcaagcacATAAAGCAGTCCTTGCTGCATGCAGCTCCTATTTTAGGATGTTTTTTATGAACCATCAACACACTACAGCCCAGCTGAATCTAAGCAACATGAAGATTAGCGCTGAATGCTTTGATCTTATTTTACAGTTCATGTATTTAGGAAAAATTATGACAGCCCCTGCCAATTTTGAGCAATTTAAAGTGGCCATGAACTATTTACAGCTATATAACGTACCTGAATGTCTAGAAGATATACAGGATACAGACTCATCTAGTTTAAAATGTTCATCTTCTGCTTCTAGCACCCAGAATAGTAAAATGATATTTGGCGTGAGAATGTATGAAGACACACTTGCTAGAAATGGCAGCGAAGCAAACAGGTGGGGCATGGAGCCGCCAAGTTCAACAGTAAATACGTCCCATAACAAAGAGCCTGATGAAGAAGCTTTGCAGCTGAGCAGCTTCCCCGAACAACTGTTTGATGTCTGCAAAAAGAGCACCACGTCCAAATTCTCTCACACAAAAGAGCGCGTGTCCCACTCACGCCGTTTTGGAAGAAGCTTCACCTGTGACAGCTGTGGGTTTAGTTTTAGCTGTGAAAAGCTACTGGATGAGCACGTGTTAACATGCACTAACAGGCATTCCTACCAAAGTGCCAGGTACTACGGTGCTGAAAAAATAGACTTTACTGAAAAGGACTCTACTTCTAAAATAATCTCCACACAAACAGAGAAATACAAGGGGGACTCGAGCCAAGCTGCGGACGATTCTTCATCTCCTGTATCAAACAtcacaagcagaaaaagcagcacgGTTGCCTCCGAGACATCAGGTGAAGAAGGAAGTAGAGCCTCTGAGAGGAAGAGGATTATCATCAAGATGGAACCAGAGGACAATCCTGCAGATGAGCTGAAGGATTTTAATATCATTAAGGTGGCAGATAAAGACTGCAATGAGTCTTCTGACAACGACGACCTAGATGATGAGCAGGAAGAGCCGCTTTACAGATACTATGTCGAGGAAGAGatcagagagaagagaaatgctCGGAAGACTTTAAAACCCCGTTTATCCATGGATGAGGATGAAAGAAAGTGTTTGAAAAGTCCGCGGCACCTTAACAGGAAGGCTCCGTCAGTGCAGGAAGATGTGGAGAACGCTCCCTGTGAACTTTGTGGGCTAACAATCACCGAGGAAGATTTGTCCTCTCATTATTTATCCAAACACATAGAAAATATATGTGCTTGTGGCAAGTGTGGTCAAATACTGGTCAAAGGCAAGCAGTTACAGGATCATGCGCAGACCTGTGGAGAACCCCAGGATCTGACCATGAACGGTGTCAGAAATTCTGAGGAGAAAATGGACTTAGAAGAAAACCCTGAGGAGCAGTCGGAAATAAGGGACATGATGTTTGCAGAGATGCTAGAGGACTTCAGGGACAGTCACTTCCAAATGAACAGCCTTCAAAAAAAACAGTTATACAAGCATTCTGCCTGTCCTTTCCGATGCCCTAATTGCGGTCAGCgttttgaaactgaaaaccTAGTGGTTGAACATATGTCAAACTGCCTGGAGCAAGATCTGTTCAAGAACTCCATGATGGAAGAGAACGAGAGGGATCACAGAC